One window of the Triticum dicoccoides isolate Atlit2015 ecotype Zavitan chromosome 3B, WEW_v2.0, whole genome shotgun sequence genome contains the following:
- the LOC119281349 gene encoding uncharacterized protein LOC119281349, whose amino-acid sequence MEEGRSDSRRQEPMVARADNPQIPADESDDEFEFSFGSREPATGGAAADELFADGRIRPFYPVFGRVFDDAHVPSAPGRRPLGRLFLEEVRNSSVGSTSSSSSSAATDAGDLDGASPDTYCVWTPGASAASSPARSPRKSGSTGSLSRWRRVSDLVVGRSRSDGRDKFGFLSAPPSPAREQPKAKPRGRDSKAATELDTVAASHRLFYGAKASPGATRRTFLPYRQDLVGLFSTPKGLSRSQYF is encoded by the coding sequence ATGGAAGAGGGGCGCAGTGACAGCCGACGCCAGGAGCCCATGGTCGCCAGGGCGGATAACCCCCAGATTCCCGCCGACGAGTCCGACGACGAGTTCGAGTTCTCCTTCGGGAGCCGGGAGcctgccacgggcggcgccgcggcCGACGAGCTCTTCGCCGACGGCCGCATCAGGCCGTTCTACCCGGTCTTCGGCCGGGTCTTCGACGACGCGCACGTGCCGTCCGCGCCCGGCCGGAGGCCGCTAGGGAGGCTGTTCCTGGAGGAGGTCCGGAACTCGTCCGTCGGGTccacgtcctcgtcctcgtcctccgcCGCCACGGACGCCGGGGACCTCGACGGCGCGTCCCCGGACACCTACTGCGTCTGGACTCCCGGCGCCTCGGCCGCGTCCTCGCCGGCGCGGTCGCCGCGGAAGAGCGGCTCGACGGGATCCTTGTCGCGGTGGCGCCGCGTCAGCGACCTCGTCGTCGGCCGCAGCCGCAGCGACGGCAGGGACAAGTTCGGCTTCCTTTCCGCGCCGCCCTCGCCTGCCAGAGAGCAGCCCAAGGCGAAGCCACGAGGCCGGGACAGCAAAGCCGCTACCGAGCTCGACACGGTGGCCGCCAGCCACCGGCTGTTCTACGGCGCCAAGGCTTCCCCCGGCGCGACGCGGCGGACGTTCTTGCCGTACCGGCAGGATCTCGTGGGCCTCTTCTCCACGCCCAAGGGGCTCAGCCGGAGCCAATACTTCTGA